Proteins found in one bacterium genomic segment:
- a CDS encoding 4a-hydroxytetrahydrobiopterin dehydratase → MNDLAAKECVPCKGGVPPLAGKELDDLQRQLGNEWRVVDAHHLEKDFSFRNFAEALAFTNGVGGMAEQQGHHPDIYLAWGKVKITVWTHKINGLTESDFVFAAKADQLL, encoded by the coding sequence ATGAACGATTTGGCCGCGAAAGAGTGTGTGCCCTGCAAGGGAGGTGTTCCGCCCCTGGCGGGGAAAGAGTTGGATGACCTCCAGCGTCAACTCGGCAACGAATGGCGCGTGGTGGATGCGCATCATCTGGAGAAGGATTTTTCGTTTCGCAACTTTGCCGAGGCGCTCGCCTTCACCAACGGGGTCGGAGGGATGGCCGAGCAACAAGGGCACCATCCGGACATCTATCTCGCGTGGGGAAAGGTGAAGATCACCGTCTGGACGCACAAGATCAACGGCCTGACGGAGAGTGATTTTGTCTTCGCCGCCAAGGCCGATCAGCTCCTCTAG
- a CDS encoding creatininase family protein, which translates to MLLHDLTWMEVRDMLPQEPVIIQPLGATEQHGPHLPVQVDIASAYEVAKAAGERTGCIVAPPLPFGASEPWENYPGTISFTSETFMACIRDIADSLVRTGFKKIFFLNGHYVNQALLQTSIVDCMGRYGRGGDIIFASATYFLMNRERCNEIGDNFREGPHANEFETAFMMHLRPDKVHLDRLGDWKYKPEWVTSYELDVTAVSRKPDSRTHNGVYGDPRRATPERGAQYFEACVEKVAEVVENFNREFFKI; encoded by the coding sequence ATGCTTTTGCACGATCTGACATGGATGGAAGTGCGCGACATGCTTCCCCAAGAGCCTGTCATCATTCAACCCCTCGGCGCCACCGAGCAGCACGGCCCCCACCTGCCGGTTCAGGTCGATATCGCGAGCGCATACGAAGTGGCGAAGGCGGCGGGGGAGCGGACCGGCTGCATCGTTGCCCCGCCTCTTCCCTTCGGGGCCTCCGAACCCTGGGAAAACTACCCCGGAACAATCAGTTTCACCTCGGAAACCTTCATGGCCTGCATCCGGGACATCGCCGATAGCCTGGTGCGGACCGGCTTCAAGAAAATTTTCTTCCTGAACGGGCACTACGTGAACCAGGCGCTTCTCCAAACCTCCATCGTGGACTGCATGGGCCGTTATGGCCGCGGGGGAGATATCATCTTCGCCTCGGCCACGTACTTTCTCATGAACCGCGAGCGGTGCAACGAAATCGGGGACAATTTCCGCGAAGGGCCGCATGCGAACGAGTTCGAGACGGCATTCATGATGCATCTGCGGCCGGACAAGGTGCATCTCGACCGCCTCGGCGACTGGAAGTACAAGCCCGAGTGGGTGACCTCCTACGAACTCGACGTGACGGCGGTCTCCCGTAAGCCGGACAGCCGGACGCACAATGGGGTGTACGGTGATCCGCGGCGGGCGACTCCGGAACGGGGAGCACAGTATTTCGAGGCCTGCGTCGAGAAGGTGGCCGAGGTCGTGGAGAACTTCAACCGGGAATTCTTCAAGATCTAG